One Leptolyngbya subtilissima AS-A7 genomic window carries:
- a CDS encoding metallophosphoesterase has translation MASILDPPILTKVAKMKERVCWQHPMLMQRRIDQTRLILEDGRSDDREFSFLVIGDSGSGPHPDHHPQRRIAKQMLPHLQDCRFLLHTGDVVYQVGSSEQYPENFIKPYREWLVGGDRPDRIAFDNMVFQFPFLAVPGNHDYYNLPRLYSILVQLSRPVRKLLGLNLNPNVSWHGSGIGDAYARAFLDYLKTLSDEDLDAHLERHYGPWGEKTLGLRYQPGQFTRLPNRYYTFRYGGIDFFALDSSTFNDPALSPQRASNAAYRGRLLAQREAIQRQQQEVRDEAMHLQRTDPHAQERLDDLQAKIEQMEEMLLDIEKQVHPRPTTLVDTEQLLWLRDGLIASWQDKAVRGRILFFHHPPYVTENTKWGQGQTMAIRQNLRWVLDQVAAAVPEIGVNRPPVNLVLNGHAHCFEYLRTEATGYADSHMNYLVCGGSGLSLRRQRPEGTMLYEPIGADPDGQMEFKLVAKSQLYKGLTGHKAERRRPYSFVRIDVTQDEVPQFIVTPHISERSHQSWEDYALDPLVLE, from the coding sequence ATGGCTTCCATTCTTGACCCGCCCATTTTGACCAAAGTCGCCAAAATGAAGGAGCGGGTTTGCTGGCAGCACCCGATGTTAATGCAGCGCCGCATCGACCAGACCCGGCTGATTTTGGAGGACGGTCGCAGCGACGACAGAGAGTTCTCGTTTTTGGTGATTGGCGATAGCGGCTCTGGTCCTCACCCCGACCATCACCCTCAGCGGCGCATTGCCAAGCAAATGCTTCCCCATCTGCAAGACTGCCGCTTTTTGCTGCACACGGGCGATGTGGTCTATCAGGTGGGCTCTAGCGAGCAATATCCAGAGAATTTCATTAAGCCCTACCGGGAATGGCTAGTGGGGGGCGATCGCCCTGATCGAATCGCCTTTGACAATATGGTGTTTCAGTTCCCGTTTTTGGCGGTGCCGGGCAACCACGACTATTACAACCTGCCCCGGCTCTACAGCATTTTGGTGCAGCTGTCCCGGCCCGTGCGCAAGCTGCTAGGGCTCAACCTCAATCCCAATGTGAGCTGGCACGGTTCTGGCATCGGCGATGCCTATGCCCGCGCTTTTTTAGACTACTTAAAAACGCTGTCGGATGAAGATCTAGACGCTCACCTCGAGCGCCACTATGGCCCCTGGGGCGAGAAAACCCTGGGGCTGCGCTACCAGCCGGGGCAGTTTACCCGGCTGCCTAACCGCTACTACACCTTTCGCTACGGCGGCATCGACTTTTTTGCCCTCGACAGCAGCACCTTCAACGACCCGGCCCTGTCGCCCCAGCGGGCCTCAAATGCGGCTTATCGAGGCCGATTGCTGGCCCAGCGAGAGGCGATTCAGCGTCAGCAGCAGGAGGTGCGAGACGAAGCCATGCACCTACAGCGCACCGATCCCCATGCCCAGGAGCGCTTAGATGACCTTCAAGCCAAGATAGAGCAGATGGAGGAAATGCTGCTCGATATCGAAAAGCAGGTGCACCCTCGACCCACCACCCTGGTCGATACCGAGCAGCTGCTGTGGTTGCGGGACGGGCTAATTGCCTCTTGGCAGGATAAGGCGGTGCGGGGCCGCATTCTGTTCTTTCACCACCCGCCCTACGTGACTGAGAATACCAAGTGGGGCCAGGGACAGACGATGGCCATTCGTCAGAATCTGCGTTGGGTGCTCGACCAGGTGGCGGCGGCGGTGCCTGAAATTGGCGTAAATCGTCCCCCGGTTAACCTGGTGCTCAACGGCCACGCCCACTGTTTTGAATATCTCAGAACCGAGGCCACGGGCTATGCCGACAGCCACATGAATTATCTAGTCTGCGGCGGTAGCGGTCTAAGCCTGCGGCGGCAGCGGCCGGAGGGCACCATGCTCTATGAACCCATAGGGGCAGACCCCGATGGGCAAATGGAGTTTAAGCTGGTGGCAAAATCGCAGTTGTATAAGGGCCTCACTGGCCACAAAGCCGAGCGACGGCGGCCTTACTCCTTTGTGCGCATCGATGTCACCCAGGATGAGGTGCCCCAATTTATCGTGACGCCCCACATTTCGGAGCGATCGCACCAGAGCTGGGAGGACTATGCGCTGGATCCGCTGGTGCTGGAGTAG
- a CDS encoding aspartate aminotransferase family protein: MPDSTHDVSTTPAASMVPAASVPSDEEMWEIVEHHLVRYGGSFAPMLIERARGSYVYDRQGRKILDFTSGQMCATLGHNHPDVVQAIHKACEDVLHLFSGMLSPAVIELADSLCQLLPSTLQKALFLNTGSEANEAALRMAKLHTGGFEVVGLSASWHGMTAGASASTFISARKGYGPTIPGNLALPTPNCYRCPIRHCQDQCDMTCLDVGFDLVDSQSVGAYAALIVEPVLSAGGVVVPPEGYFQRLQSYCQERGMLLILDEAQTAFGRLGSFFAFEQLGMVPDILTLSKTLGGGLPLAATVTSAAIEADCYEKGFIYYTSHVSDPMPAAVGLAVLRVLTSQNLTEQAATMGTYLKNGLLKLKDRYEAIGDVRGQGLLLGVELVKDRTTREPNPETGAAITRRCLELGLSMNITALPGMGSVWRIAPPLTVTYEELDEGLAILEQAIRDCR; this comes from the coding sequence ATGCCCGACTCTACCCATGACGTCAGCACCACCCCTGCGGCCTCAATGGTCCCTGCGGCAAGTGTCCCCTCGGATGAGGAGATGTGGGAAATAGTTGAGCATCACCTGGTGCGCTATGGGGGCAGCTTTGCTCCGATGCTGATCGAGCGGGCACGGGGCAGCTATGTCTACGATCGCCAGGGCCGCAAAATTCTCGACTTTACCTCTGGGCAGATGTGCGCCACCTTGGGCCACAACCATCCCGATGTGGTGCAGGCTATCCATAAGGCTTGCGAAGACGTACTGCACCTGTTCAGCGGCATGCTGTCTCCAGCGGTGATAGAACTGGCCGACTCGCTCTGCCAGCTCTTGCCGTCCACCCTGCAAAAAGCCCTATTTCTCAACACCGGCAGCGAGGCCAACGAAGCCGCCCTGCGCATGGCCAAACTGCACACAGGCGGCTTCGAGGTGGTTGGGCTTAGCGCCTCCTGGCACGGCATGACCGCCGGAGCTAGCGCCAGCACCTTTATCTCGGCCCGTAAAGGCTACGGCCCAACCATTCCAGGCAACCTGGCACTGCCCACGCCCAACTGCTATCGCTGCCCTATTCGCCACTGCCAAGACCAGTGCGATATGACCTGTTTAGACGTAGGCTTTGACCTAGTCGACAGTCAGTCGGTAGGAGCCTACGCCGCGCTGATTGTGGAACCCGTGCTCAGCGCTGGGGGGGTAGTCGTGCCCCCAGAGGGCTACTTTCAGCGGTTGCAGAGCTACTGCCAAGAGCGGGGCATGCTGCTGATTTTGGATGAGGCTCAAACCGCCTTTGGTCGCCTAGGCAGCTTCTTTGCCTTTGAACAACTGGGCATGGTGCCCGATATTCTCACCTTGTCGAAAACACTGGGGGGAGGCCTGCCCCTGGCGGCGACCGTGACCAGCGCGGCGATCGAGGCCGATTGCTATGAGAAAGGCTTTATCTACTACACCTCCCATGTATCTGACCCCATGCCTGCGGCGGTAGGGCTGGCGGTGCTGCGGGTATTGACCAGCCAAAATCTGACGGAGCAAGCCGCAACCATGGGGACCTATTTGAAGAACGGATTGCTCAAGCTCAAGGATCGCTACGAGGCGATCGGCGATGTGCGCGGTCAAGGGCTGCTGCTGGGGGTAGAGCTGGTGAAGGATCGCACCACCCGTGAACCTAACCCAGAAACCGGGGCCGCTATCACCCGCCGCTGCCTGGAGCTAGGGCTGAGTATGAACATTACCGCCCTCCCCGGTATGGGCAGCGTGTGGCGCATCGCCCCGCCGCTGACCGTCACCTACGAGGAACTAGACGAAGGTCTAGCAATTTTAGAGCAGGCGATCCGCGACTGCCGGTGA
- the rppA gene encoding two-component system response regulator RppA translates to MKILLVDDEVELADPLSRLLNREGYEVDVATNGETGCDLAGQGGYDLLILDWMLPGLSGLEICRQVRSRQDNTPVLFLTAKDTLNDRVDGLDAGADDYLVKPFELRELLARVRALLRRSPNLEPTQPRLTFNDLTLDESNQLAHRQGQPVELSEKETRLLAYLLRHANQVLTHEQIYQSVWDDQDAPSSNVVAAQMRLLRRKIEPKGTAPIIHTVYGKGYRLGE, encoded by the coding sequence ATGAAGATCCTGCTCGTTGACGACGAAGTAGAACTCGCCGACCCACTGAGTCGCTTGCTCAATCGGGAAGGTTACGAGGTGGATGTGGCTACTAACGGAGAAACGGGCTGTGATCTGGCTGGCCAAGGCGGCTACGACTTGCTCATTCTCGACTGGATGCTGCCGGGGCTGAGCGGGTTAGAGATTTGTCGGCAGGTACGATCGCGCCAAGACAACACCCCCGTGCTCTTTCTCACGGCCAAAGATACCCTCAACGATCGCGTCGATGGCCTTGATGCCGGGGCTGACGATTATTTGGTCAAACCCTTCGAGCTTAGGGAACTGCTGGCGCGGGTGCGGGCGCTGCTGCGGCGATCGCCCAACCTAGAGCCCACCCAGCCCCGGCTCACCTTCAACGATCTCACCCTAGATGAATCTAACCAGCTCGCTCATCGCCAGGGTCAGCCCGTCGAACTATCTGAAAAAGAAACCCGCCTGCTAGCCTACCTGCTGCGCCACGCCAACCAGGTGCTCACCCACGAACAGATTTATCAAAGTGTCTGGGACGACCAAGACGCCCCTAGCAGCAACGTGGTCGCCGCCCAAATGCGCCTGCTGCGCCGCAAAATAGAGCCCAAGGGCACCGCGCCGATTATTCACACGGTCTACGGCAAGGGATATCGGCTGGGTGAGTGA
- a CDS encoding DUF924 family protein — protein MERWNEILRFWFGDPEDPSSEYGQQRQAWFKKDPAFDDTIRQRFLTDYEQASTGALATWPQQPRSCLALVILLDQFPRNLFRGDPRSFASDRAARDTANYALAQGYDQQVLPVERIFFYLPLEHSEDLADQERSVELVRSLHAAHPELENFLDYAMRHRDVIQRFGRFPHRNEILGREATPEEAEFLKQPGSRF, from the coding sequence ATGGAGCGTTGGAATGAGATTCTGCGGTTTTGGTTTGGCGACCCGGAGGATCCTAGTAGCGAGTATGGTCAGCAGCGCCAGGCCTGGTTCAAGAAAGACCCAGCGTTTGATGACACTATTCGACAGCGGTTTTTGACTGACTATGAGCAAGCTTCAACTGGTGCTCTGGCGACGTGGCCGCAGCAACCGCGATCGTGCCTTGCCCTAGTGATTTTGCTCGATCAGTTTCCTCGTAATCTGTTTCGAGGCGATCCGCGCAGTTTTGCCAGCGATCGCGCTGCCCGAGACACCGCCAACTATGCCCTGGCCCAGGGCTACGACCAGCAGGTTTTGCCGGTGGAACGCATCTTCTTTTACCTACCACTGGAGCACAGCGAAGATCTAGCCGATCAGGAGCGCTCGGTGGAGTTGGTGCGATCGCTCCACGCTGCCCACCCTGAACTTGAGAATTTCCTTGACTATGCAATGCGCCACCGAGACGTGATTCAGCGGTTTGGCCGGTTTCCCCATCGCAACGAGATTTTGGGGCGAGAGGCAACGCCTGAAGAGGCAGAATTTTTAAAGCAGCCAGGGTCGAGATTCTAA
- the glpK gene encoding glycerol kinase GlpK: protein MTANYIMALDLGTTGNRAIIFNQEGAIAGQAYRELTQYYPQPGWVEHDAREIWDAIAWAIESALAKARLKPTDIAAIGLTVQRETCLLWDRRTGRPLANAIVWQDRRTAPLCNQLRDEGKAEDIYDRTGLVLDAYFSATKLAWLLEQARKEVDPPVDFDQVLAGTIDSWVLWNLTGRQVHATDHSNASRTMLLNLASGQWDNTLLELFGIPPHIMPAIKPSVGVFGHTDPTVWGAEIPIAAIFGDQQAALYGHGCDRPGLLKCTYGTGAFLVSHTGDEVARSQHHLLSTVAWSEATLDPLRPHLGYAIEGSMFTAGACIQWLRDGLQIVSSAAETEILARNARDNGGVYFVPALSGLGAPHWDMNARGAFLGLTRGTQREHMVRAVLEAIAYEVKEVVDAVNQDAGTPISQLKVDGGACNNDFLMQFQADVLGIPVERPEMLDVTAQGAAFAAGLAVGFWDDYRTLVESRAIDRVFEPGAGQAAAQENFALWMKAVERAKGWAD, encoded by the coding sequence ATGACTGCCAACTACATCATGGCCCTAGATTTGGGCACCACCGGCAACCGAGCGATCATCTTTAACCAGGAGGGGGCAATCGCCGGTCAGGCCTACCGTGAACTCACCCAGTATTACCCGCAGCCCGGCTGGGTTGAGCACGACGCCCGCGAGATTTGGGATGCGATCGCCTGGGCCATAGAGTCGGCCCTTGCCAAAGCCAGACTCAAGCCTACCGATATTGCCGCCATTGGCCTCACGGTGCAGCGTGAAACCTGCCTGCTGTGGGATCGCCGCACGGGTCGCCCTCTCGCCAATGCGATCGTCTGGCAAGATCGCCGCACGGCACCGCTGTGCAACCAGCTACGAGATGAGGGGAAGGCGGAGGATATTTACGATCGCACCGGCCTAGTCCTTGACGCCTACTTCTCCGCCACCAAGCTAGCCTGGCTGCTAGAGCAGGCCAGGAAAGAGGTGGATCCGCCGGTTGATTTTGACCAGGTGCTGGCGGGCACGATCGATAGCTGGGTGCTGTGGAACCTTACCGGGCGGCAGGTCCATGCTACCGATCACAGCAACGCCAGCCGCACCATGCTGCTCAACCTTGCCAGCGGCCAGTGGGACAACACTCTGCTAGAGCTATTTGGCATTCCGCCCCACATCATGCCTGCAATCAAGCCCAGCGTGGGGGTGTTTGGCCATACCGATCCGACTGTTTGGGGTGCTGAAATCCCGATTGCGGCGATTTTTGGCGACCAGCAGGCGGCGCTCTACGGTCACGGCTGCGATCGCCCTGGTCTGCTCAAGTGCACCTACGGCACTGGTGCGTTTCTGGTCTCGCACACGGGGGATGAGGTGGCGCGATCGCAGCACCATCTGCTCTCCACCGTGGCTTGGTCTGAAGCAACGCTCGATCCGCTGCGGCCCCATCTGGGCTATGCGATCGAGGGCAGCATGTTTACTGCCGGGGCCTGTATCCAGTGGCTGCGCGACGGCCTGCAAATCGTCTCCAGCGCAGCGGAGACTGAAATTCTTGCCCGCAATGCTCGCGACAACGGCGGCGTCTACTTTGTGCCCGCCCTCAGCGGCCTCGGTGCCCCCCATTGGGATATGAACGCTCGGGGTGCCTTCCTAGGTCTGACTCGCGGTACTCAGCGAGAGCACATGGTGCGGGCGGTGCTAGAGGCGATCGCCTACGAAGTCAAAGAAGTCGTCGACGCCGTCAACCAGGATGCAGGCACCCCCATTAGCCAGCTCAAGGTCGATGGCGGTGCCTGCAACAATGATTTTCTCATGCAGTTCCAGGCTGACGTGTTGGGCATTCCCGTTGAGCGACCCGAGATGCTGGACGTCACCGCCCAGGGAGCGGCCTTTGCCGCAGGTCTAGCGGTCGGCTTCTGGGATGACTATCGCACTCTGGTGGAGAGCCGCGCGATCGATCGCGTATTTGAACCCGGCGCAGGCCAGGCCGCAGCGCAGGAAAACTTTGCACTGTGGATGAAAGCTGTCGAGCGGGCCAAAGGCTGGGCTGACTAA
- the grxC gene encoding glutaredoxin 3 yields MTPNVEIYTWSSCPFCIRAKRLLDQKGIAYTEYCIDGDEAARSKMSQRANGRRSLPQIFINDHHVGGCDDFFALDAKNGVEPLLAGSPA; encoded by the coding sequence ATGACCCCTAACGTCGAAATTTATACCTGGAGCAGCTGTCCCTTCTGTATTCGTGCCAAGCGACTGCTTGATCAAAAGGGCATTGCTTACACCGAGTACTGCATTGATGGTGATGAAGCCGCTCGCAGCAAAATGTCTCAGCGGGCTAACGGGCGGCGATCGCTGCCGCAAATCTTTATCAACGACCACCACGTGGGCGGCTGCGATGACTTCTTTGCTCTAGACGCTAAAAACGGCGTCGAGCCTTTGCTAGCTGGTTCTCCTGCTTAA
- the lipB gene encoding lipoyl(octanoyl) transferase LipB: MNQNHGESTLRCDIYELGVMPFTEAWTLQKTLVQRHREHPQPDRLLLVEHPGVYTLGQGSTLDHLKLPAEELPYPLFRIERGGEVTHHCPGQLVGYPILNLKRHQPDLHWYLRQLEEVLIQTLAQFGVSAGRQAGLTGVWVGNTKLAAIGIKVSRWVTMHGFALNVCPDLAGFEAIVPCGIADKSVGSLAQFCPGITVESVRPVVVTRFAQVFGVKPVIQNVAQLGL, from the coding sequence ATGAATCAAAACCACGGGGAATCAACGCTCCGCTGCGATATTTACGAGCTGGGTGTTATGCCCTTTACAGAAGCTTGGACGTTGCAAAAGACGCTGGTACAACGCCACCGCGAGCACCCCCAGCCCGATCGCCTGCTGCTAGTCGAGCATCCCGGTGTCTATACCTTGGGCCAGGGCTCAACCTTAGACCACCTCAAGCTCCCGGCTGAGGAATTGCCCTATCCTCTGTTTCGCATTGAGCGGGGGGGCGAGGTCACTCACCACTGCCCCGGTCAGCTAGTGGGCTACCCCATTCTCAACCTGAAGCGGCACCAGCCCGATTTGCACTGGTATCTGCGTCAGCTGGAGGAAGTGCTGATTCAAACGCTGGCCCAGTTTGGCGTGAGCGCAGGGCGGCAGGCCGGGCTAACCGGAGTATGGGTGGGCAACACTAAGCTGGCAGCGATCGGTATTAAGGTGAGCCGCTGGGTGACGATGCACGGCTTTGCACTCAATGTATGTCCTGATTTGGCGGGATTTGAAGCGATCGTGCCCTGTGGCATTGCCGACAAATCGGTGGGCAGCCTGGCCCAATTTTGCCCAGGCATTACGGTGGAGTCGGTGCGACCCGTCGTGGTCACTCGCTTTGCTCAGGTGTTTGGGGTCAAGCCCGTCATACAGAATGTCGCCCAACTGGGCCTTTGA
- a CDS encoding DciA family protein, with the protein MAIALLNRDLVVIPSKQQRNLRSPMPLDSIHNVINHFEQQPRWRSRGQFRQVLNSWAAVVGDGVARQAAPVRLDQDVLHVAVVNPMWAQTLTLERRRILAKLNDRLHLNLSDIRFSSGDWYRQNKSTQPDQRTAASTELPEWLRQHPSYEPRAIPRSPQRPETAEESFERWAGLTQQLAAQQPLCPQCHCHCPTGELKRWGRCSICAVKGLKGPVGRHSV; encoded by the coding sequence ATGGCTATCGCTCTCCTCAATAGAGATTTGGTGGTCATTCCCTCTAAACAACAGCGCAACTTGCGATCGCCCATGCCCCTCGACTCTATCCACAACGTCATTAACCACTTTGAACAGCAGCCTCGCTGGCGCAGCCGGGGCCAATTTCGCCAGGTGCTCAACAGTTGGGCCGCCGTCGTAGGCGATGGGGTAGCCCGCCAAGCCGCCCCCGTGCGGCTCGATCAAGACGTGCTGCACGTGGCGGTAGTCAACCCCATGTGGGCTCAAACCCTAACACTAGAGCGGCGGCGAATTCTAGCCAAGCTCAACGATCGCCTCCATCTCAACCTCAGCGACATTCGCTTTTCAAGCGGCGACTGGTATCGGCAAAATAAGTCGACCCAGCCTGACCAAAGGACGGCAGCTTCCACAGAACTACCTGAGTGGCTGCGGCAGCATCCCAGCTATGAACCCCGAGCCATCCCGCGATCGCCCCAACGGCCCGAAACAGCCGAAGAGAGCTTTGAGCGCTGGGCTGGCCTGACTCAACAGCTGGCGGCCCAGCAGCCCCTTTGTCCCCAGTGCCACTGCCACTGCCCCACAGGAGAACTCAAGCGCTGGGGACGGTGCAGCATTTGTGCGGTCAAAGGGCTCAAAGGCCCAGTTGGGCGACATTCTGTATGA
- the hpf gene encoding ribosome hibernation-promoting factor, HPF/YfiA family has translation MKLVIHGRNIEITDAIREHVEQKILKAVSHFKHLTNEVDVHLSVAKNPRIGANQAAEVTLFVDGAVVRAEESSENLYASIDLVADKISRQLRKFKEKRNTRMQGSLGKTTEAYLNEAPLTDVTHVLNTSEPQLPEEVIRTKYFAMSPMSVTEALEQLAVIDHDFYMFLNAETEEINVIYERNHGGYGLIQPRKPNQNGHLNGHDSKAKSHAETAAHS, from the coding sequence ATGAAGCTGGTAATCCATGGCAGAAATATTGAGATCACAGACGCGATTCGGGAGCATGTAGAGCAAAAAATCCTCAAGGCGGTGAGTCACTTCAAACACCTCACCAACGAGGTCGATGTCCACCTATCCGTAGCCAAAAACCCCAGAATTGGAGCCAACCAGGCCGCTGAAGTTACCCTATTCGTAGACGGAGCCGTTGTTAGAGCCGAAGAAAGCAGCGAAAATCTTTACGCCAGCATCGACCTAGTAGCCGACAAAATTAGCCGCCAACTGCGCAAGTTTAAAGAAAAGCGCAACACTCGCATGCAGGGCAGTTTGGGCAAAACGACCGAGGCCTACCTGAATGAAGCGCCGCTGACCGATGTCACCCACGTGCTCAATACCAGCGAGCCCCAGCTTCCTGAAGAGGTGATTCGCACCAAATACTTCGCCATGTCGCCCATGTCTGTGACAGAGGCCCTGGAGCAACTAGCGGTCATCGATCACGATTTTTATATGTTTCTCAATGCAGAAACTGAGGAAATCAACGTGATTTATGAGCGCAACCACGGCGGCTATGGGCTCATTCAACCCCGCAAGCCCAACCAAAATGGCCATCTTAATGGCCACGACAGCAAGGCTAAGAGCCACGCTGAGACCGCTGCTCACAGCTAA